A single genomic interval of Paracoccus aerodenitrificans harbors:
- a CDS encoding TAXI family TRAP transporter solute-binding subunit: MKRTLYALCAASAATLPAGVLAQDSTEVAWGGSSPGGVMYYMVGVAGTELGKDLPDVNITQVTTGGSTENALRLVKGELDMGIVYGSHVYMAQNQEGPFANSEKGDMLRGVAMAYEGPTYFVTLEGEEIENIGDLADKTVALGPPGSGTVFNCSNILTALGLLDQVEPQLMTFADAGRALGNGQIDAFCQSSSPAAAVTELAETQDIRILNYTEEQLATINETYPFYHSGTMPEGTYSGVPATEMPYTTVYWVAHERVPEDVVKRMVAAAYEKQDTLAEGHKAWAQMKPDVENFQNLGAPMHPGAEAYYRQEGLWPEG, encoded by the coding sequence ATGAAACGGACACTCTATGCGCTTTGCGCGGCGTCGGCGGCTACGTTGCCTGCCGGAGTCTTGGCTCAGGATTCGACCGAGGTGGCTTGGGGCGGATCAAGCCCCGGTGGGGTGATGTACTATATGGTGGGCGTCGCCGGGACCGAACTGGGAAAGGACCTGCCCGACGTCAACATCACTCAGGTGACGACCGGCGGATCGACGGAAAATGCTCTGCGCCTTGTCAAAGGCGAGCTCGACATGGGCATCGTGTACGGCAGTCACGTCTACATGGCGCAGAACCAGGAAGGTCCCTTCGCCAACAGCGAGAAGGGCGACATGCTGCGTGGTGTCGCGATGGCTTACGAAGGGCCGACGTACTTCGTCACGCTCGAAGGCGAAGAGATCGAGAACATCGGCGATCTCGCGGATAAGACCGTTGCACTTGGGCCGCCGGGATCCGGAACGGTGTTCAACTGCTCCAATATCCTTACTGCGCTTGGGCTGCTGGATCAGGTTGAGCCTCAACTGATGACCTTCGCCGATGCCGGCCGTGCGCTCGGAAACGGGCAGATCGACGCGTTCTGCCAATCGTCTTCGCCCGCGGCGGCCGTCACCGAACTGGCCGAGACGCAAGACATCCGCATCCTCAACTATACCGAGGAGCAGCTTGCGACGATCAACGAAACCTACCCCTTCTATCACTCCGGGACGATGCCTGAAGGCACCTACAGTGGAGTGCCTGCGACCGAGATGCCGTACACGACCGTGTACTGGGTCGCGCATGAGCGGGTGCCGGAGGACGTGGTCAAACGTATGGTCGCAGCGGCCTACGAGAAGCAGGACACGCTGGCGGAGGGTCACAAGGCTTGGGCGCAGATGAAGCCCGACGTAGAGAACTTCCAGAATCTCGGGGCGCCGATGCACCCAGGCGCCGAGGCCTACTACCGCCAAGAAGGCCTGTGGCCTGAAGGCTGA
- a CDS encoding fumarylacetoacetate hydrolase family protein: MKVGTFRHNGERIVGEVNEAEGVVVPFDLPRAEAEQGVICLIGRDEMPARKATVPLADVTVEAPIPRPARNIFCVGKNYHEHAHEFANSGFDSSAAKGAVPENPIIFSKVPETVIATGEPILIDSAVSEAIDYEAELAVIIGKPGRGISKDDAFDHVWGYTIVNDVTARDLQGRFSQWLIGKSQDTFCPMGPWAVTHDELDIADTAIRCDVNGETRQNSNTGLLIFDIPTIIETISAGVTLQPGDVIATGTPAGVGIGSNPPKYLREGDVVTVEIDGIGTLKNECRRHG; this comes from the coding sequence GTGAAGGTCGGTACATTTAGGCACAACGGCGAACGGATCGTCGGTGAAGTCAACGAAGCCGAGGGCGTCGTGGTCCCGTTCGATCTGCCGCGAGCTGAAGCTGAACAGGGCGTCATCTGCCTGATCGGTCGTGATGAGATGCCAGCGCGCAAGGCCACTGTGCCGTTGGCTGACGTAACAGTGGAGGCGCCTATACCGCGCCCGGCGCGCAACATCTTCTGCGTGGGCAAGAACTACCATGAGCATGCGCACGAGTTCGCGAATAGCGGCTTCGATTCCAGTGCCGCGAAGGGTGCCGTGCCCGAGAACCCGATCATTTTTTCCAAGGTCCCCGAGACTGTCATCGCGACCGGAGAGCCTATCCTCATCGACTCTGCTGTGTCAGAGGCGATCGACTACGAGGCGGAACTTGCCGTGATTATCGGCAAACCCGGTCGCGGCATCAGCAAAGACGACGCTTTCGATCATGTCTGGGGCTACACGATCGTCAACGATGTCACGGCGCGTGATCTCCAAGGCAGGTTCAGCCAGTGGCTGATCGGCAAGTCGCAAGACACGTTCTGTCCCATGGGCCCTTGGGCGGTGACGCATGACGAGCTGGATATTGCGGATACCGCGATCCGGTGCGACGTGAACGGCGAGACGCGCCAGAACTCGAACACCGGCCTGCTCATCTTCGACATTCCCACCATCATTGAAACGATCTCGGCCGGTGTAACGCTGCAACCCGGCGACGTGATCGCCACTGGTACGCCCGCAGGGGTGGGGATCGGATCCAACCCTCCGAAGTATCTGCGTGAGGGGGACGTGGTAACGGTTGAGATCGACGGAATCGGCACGCTCAAAAACGAATGCCGCCGCCACGGTTGA
- a CDS encoding FadR/GntR family transcriptional regulator gives MTRGNSDFVAAQLRQRIKEGAWPDGGRLPTERAIAEELGVARNTVRRALDQLGHDGLLVRHVGRGTYLRELPHSDPILESTQRMHGASPADMMELRVLLEPSAAAFAAINASAGDLEKIRQVHEHGVAAATMLEFEEWDAALHRLILSCTRNSLLREIHAILGTLREQPSWYELKQRSFSPERRQIYCEQHQEITRALERRLADDAEAAMRTHLRTVQMNMIAR, from the coding sequence ATGACCCGAGGCAACTCCGACTTCGTCGCAGCCCAACTGCGACAGCGGATAAAGGAGGGAGCGTGGCCTGACGGTGGCCGCCTCCCCACAGAACGCGCGATCGCCGAGGAACTGGGTGTCGCCCGGAACACGGTGAGGCGTGCGCTGGACCAATTGGGTCACGACGGCCTGCTCGTCCGCCATGTTGGACGCGGCACCTATCTGCGCGAGTTGCCGCATTCTGATCCGATCCTCGAGAGCACGCAGCGCATGCATGGCGCTTCGCCGGCCGACATGATGGAGTTGCGCGTCCTGCTGGAGCCCTCTGCTGCGGCATTTGCTGCCATAAATGCGAGCGCGGGTGATCTGGAGAAGATCCGGCAGGTCCATGAGCATGGTGTCGCGGCCGCCACAATGCTCGAGTTCGAGGAGTGGGATGCTGCCTTGCATCGGCTTATCCTCTCCTGCACCCGCAACAGTCTGCTACGTGAGATTCACGCAATTCTCGGCACGCTCAGGGAGCAGCCGTCATGGTACGAGTTGAAGCAAAGATCTTTCTCACCAGAGAGGCGGCAGATCTATTGCGAGCAGCATCAAGAGATTACTCGAGCTCTCGAGCGGCGCCTCGCTGATGACGCAGAGGCGGCAATGCGCACCCATCTCAGAACGGTACAGATGAACATGATCGCTCGGTGA